GGCACTGGTAGCGAATTGGGAGACGTGACCGCGAGGCACCGGGCGCAGCTGGACGGGCGGTCGCCGTTCTTCGTGCCGGGTGCACCGCCGCCTCCCCCACCGCCGCCGCCTCCCGCTTCGCCGCCGGCGCCTCCTCCGCCGCCGCCCGCACCGCCGCCTCCGCCGAGCTCCTACGGCGGGCCGAAGGTCGTTGCGTTCGTGAACGGGCACGTGCTGTTCGACGACAAGACCTCCCTGGCCGTGGGCGAAGGAGAGTCAGACGAGCTCCGCGTACTCGAGGCGTCGGCCCCGTGGTCGATCCGGGTGATGTGGAAGGGGATCGAGTTCGATGTTCCGTTGATGGACCGGGATCGCACGGTGATGCCGGATCGCGGCGAGGGTTCGTCGCCCACGGGCTGAAGCGAGGTACTTGATGAAGGCAGACATTCGTTGCAGCCTGGTGGTTCGGTCGACGGTCGCGGCGCTCGTCGCGATGGCCGGTCTTGCGCCGCCGACGAGCATCGCCCAGGACGCTGACCCGGCCGAGACGGTAGAGCAGGAGGGGCAGGCCCAGGAAGTCCCGGCGCCGATCGAGCGAGGCCCGGACGGACGACGCGTGCTCGACGGCCCGCCGACGACGCTGTCGTTCCGCGGCGCCGACCTCGACGACCTGATCCCGTTCCTCGTCGAAGCAACGGGCAAGGTCGTCATCGTCCCCGAGTTGCGGCTCAACGTCGACATCACGCTCATGAGCGACGAGCCGATTCCGCAGTCGCAGGCGCTCGACCTGGTCATCCTGGCGTTGCAGCAGGACAACGTTGCCGTCGTCGAGACCAAGGACATCATCATCCTGCGCGACATCAACGAGGTCATCCGCCAAGACGTGCCGGTCATCGGCCCCAGCGAGAGCGTGATGGACCGCACCGACCTGGGCACGATGGCCGAAAAGATCTACCGCATCAGCAATTCGGAAGCATCCGAACTGGCCGAGGCACTGGGCGAGATCGTGCCGGACTACGCGAAGGTGACGGTCGACGAGGCTAGCAATCACATCGCGGTGCTGGGCAACATCGGCCTGCTGCGTCGCGTCGAGGGGCTGCTGGCGGGCATGGACCAGCCGGGCTCGCGCGCGCTGGTGACGCGGACGTTCCGCCTGCGGTACGCCGATGCGGAACTGATCGCCGAGAACATCACCGAGCTGTTCGGCCAGGACGGCGCGACCACGCAGGGCCAGCAGCAAGGCGGGCGAAACTTCAACCGCTTCTTCGGCCGCGGCGGCGGCGACGACGAAGGCTCGAGCGGCGCCTCGACCGCCGAGCTGCGCGTGACCGCCAACACGCAGCAGAACGGCGTGACGGTCGCGGCCGAGCAAGGCGTGATGGACCAGATCGCCGACCTGATCGAATCCGAGTGGGATCTGCCGCTGCCCGAAGAGACCGTGACGCCGCGCATCTACACGCTGGAGAACAGCGACCCGATCGCCGTCCGCGACCTACTTGTGGGCCTGTTCGGCGAGCCAGACGCGGCGGCGGGCGGTGGTGGTGGCGGCGGCGGCCAGGGGAACCAGGGAAACCAGGGCAGCAGCGGCTCGTCGCAGGGCGTCGGCCGGCTCGCGGGGCAGTTCGCGTTCGAGGCGATCCCGTCGGCGGGCCAGATCGCCGTCGTCGCGAAGAGCCCGGACAACCTGGCCGTCATCGATCAGATCATCCGCGACCTCGACCAGCCCAAGAGCGTCGGGCTGCCGGCGATCGTCTCGCTCAAGCACGTATCGGCCGAGGAAGTCGCCGAGCAGCTCAACGCGTTGCTCGCGCTCGATGGCACGCTGGCGACGATTCCTCGCAGCGAGAGCGGGCTCTCGACCGGTGCCGGCGCAGGCGACAGCCCCTTTGCCGACGACGCGGCCGACACCGCCGCGGCGGATACCGACAACGACCCCGGAACGATCACGTTCTGGTGGCAGACGGCTCGCGAGCAGACCGACAGCGCGGGGCCGAGCAACCTCATCGGCAAGCTCCGCATCGTCCCGGTATGGCGGCAGAACGCGATCATGGTGCTCAGCCCGCCGGAGTACCGAACGGCCGTGGTCGACCTGATCCAGCAGCTCGACCAGCCAGGGCGGCAGGTGCTGATCCAGGCGGTCATCGCTGAAGTAAGCCGAGACGATGCCGAGGCGCTGGGGCTGCGGTGGTCGAGCTCGCCCATCAACCTGACGCGCACCGACAACTCGATCTCGTTCGTCTCGAGCACGACGGCCAGCGAGGGCGGCATCTTCGGGAATCTCTTCGACACCAGCGTCTTGAACGTGGGCGTCGATCTGAACGCCGTACTGCAGGCCCTCGACGAGCGGACGGACGTGAGCATCCTGAGCCGGCCGATCATCTTCACGAGCGACAACCAGGAGGCCGAGTTCTTTGACGGCCAAGACATCCCGTTCATCACCAACGCCCAGACGACCGACACGGGCGGAACGACGCAGGGATTCGAGTACCGGGCCGTGGGCATCCAGCTCCGCGTGCGCCCGCGGCTGACGCCCAACAAGGACGTCGACCTGCGCGTTAACATCGAGCTGAGCTCGGTGGCGCCGGGGCAGGCCACGGCGAGCGGGCAGGTGGTTGTCGACCGCCGCGAGACGACGACGCAGCTCATCGTGCGCAGCGGGCAGACGCTGGTGATCTCGGGCATCTTGCGCAACGAAGACTCCGAAGTCGTGCGGAAGGTGCCGCTGCTGGGCGACATTCCACTGCTGGGCTGGCTCTTCCGCTCTCGCGAAACGGGCGTGAGCAGCACCGAGCAGCTCATCTTCATCACGCCGGTGATCGTTGAGAATGCCGAAGAGGCCGATGCGATCAACGAGGCGTACCGCCTTCGCTTACGCATGCAGCGCGAGCAGATGGGCATCGAGGAGCCGCTCGAGGGCGAGCTGCTGGACGATGCGGAGGCATTGGATGACGGCGAGCCGGGCTAAGCGGTCGGTCGTCACCGCGCTCGCGCTGATGATCGGCGCGAGTGGGTGCGTGGTCGACCAGGAGCGCACGCAGGCACTGCGTGAAGAGCGTGCGAGCGCGCCGCCCGAACTGCCGAGCGATCCCATCGCCCGGCCGGTGATCAGCGGCACGACGGCGTCGCGCGTCTCGGTGTCGATCGAGTCGCTCGGCACGATCGAGTACGACGGGCTGAGCGTGCCGATGGTGAGCCCGGACGGCCGGTTCGTCGCGACGCAGGACGTACCGGCCCCGCCGCGAGCCCAGCGGCTCGCGATCGAGTCAGCGTCGCCCGATCGGAGCCGATTCGGCACCGTGTCGATCTCGCCCCTGCGGCCGGGCGTCGGCGGGCTGCGGGCGAGCGTCGAGCTGTTCGACCTGCAAGCGCCGATCCTGCTGGGGCGGGACGCGAGTGCCGAGGGCGTGCTGGTAGAGTCGCCGCGCCCCGACGGCTCGCGCTGGATCGGCGTTGCCCGGTGGAGCGAGACTGAAGCGGGCATCCGCTGGCTGGTTCGCGACGGTTCCGTGGCGGCGCACGCCGTGTTCACCGGCAACGATGGATTGCTCTACAGCCGCCGGAGCGCGGGCGGAAAACGCTTCGCGCTCGTGCTGCTCGATCGCGATGGCGATACGCATACGCTCTCGCTCCCCGACGCCGACCTGGTTTTTCCGCTGCTCGCGCCGGACGAACGGCACGCGACGTGTTTGGCCGTCGACGATGCCGGGGCGATCGATTTGCTCCTGATCGACCTGGCAACGGCGAGCGGCGGCGACCTCGGACGCGTGGTGCGACGCTGGCGGCTGGCGGCGAGCGGAGGCATCGTGGGCGCGTCGCAGATCGTGGCGGCTTCGCAATCGGCCGTTCGTGGCGTTTCACAGGCCGACGCCATGCAAGAGATGGCAGCATCACCGACCGAGGCATCGCTCGGGCCCATCGTGTTCCACCCGACGATGGACCGCTGCGCGGCCGTCGATGCCTCGCGCCGAACGCTCGTCGCGCTCGCGCCCAAGAGCGTGGCCGCCGTCGACGCCGGGGATGGGCGGGCGATCTGCTCGACGCCCGACGGCCTTGTATTGTGGACGCCCGGCCCGCAGGCTGGCCGGGGTACGGCTACTCGCGTGCTCAGCGAGGACTACCTCCCGCGGCGCACCGCAAGCACCGAGCGACCGTTCGTGCTGCTCGCACCGATGCGACGGTCGGCGACCGGGCTCATGGTGTTCGGCATGGCTCCCGCCGGGGCGCCGTAGTCAAGCCATGAGCAGGGCTTCGCCGGTCAGGCCGGGCCCGAAGGCGAGTGCCAGCAGCGGTCCGCCTTCATGCTCCTCCAGCAGCTTCGCGATGATGAAGAGGATGGTCGCGCTGCTCATGTTGCCGTGACGGCGCAGCACGTCGCCCGAGGCGCGCGTCGCGCCGTCGTCCAGACCAAGCGCGTCGGCAACCGACGCGAGCACCCTGGGACCGCCCGGGTGGATGGCCCATGCGGCGATGTCGGCGCGTTGCAAGCCTTCCGTTGCAAGCAACCCATCGACCCATTCGCAGACCGATCGCGAGAGGATGTCCGGCACGGCGGGCGAGAGCGTCATGGTGAAGCCAGCCTCGCCGATTCGCCAGCCCATGGCACCGAGGCTGTCTGGGAGCAGGATCGACGCCGTTCGTCTCAGCGAGGGCGCGGATCCGCCACCACCACCGGCAACGACGCACGCTGCGGCGCCGTCGGCGAACAGGGCGTCGGCGACCGAGCAGCCGTCTTGCTGTGACGCCTGGATGTGAAGCGAGCAGAGCTCGACGCAGCAGACGAGGACGCGTGCCCCGGGCTCGGCGAGAGCGATCGCCCGCGCGGTACGGAGCGCGTTGAGCGCGGCATGGCAGCCCATGAAGCCGATGTTGACGCGCTGCACCGTGGTGTCAAGCCCGAGCGAGCCAATCAACGAGATATCGACGCCCGGCGAGGCGAGGCCCGTGCAACTCGCCGTCACGAGGTGGGTGACCTCACGAGCATCGATGACGGAGCGCTGGATCGCTTGGGTGCAGGCCTCGTGGGCGATGGGCGGCGCAAGCACATGGAACGACCGCATGCGGTGCGCCGTGTCTGGTACGGAGCCGTTGTAGTAGGTCTGCCCCTCGCCTTCGACGATCGCCATCGCACGTTCATCGATTCCGGACTGGGCGTACAGGTGCGACATGGCCCGGGCGCGCGCAGGCGTGACCTTGCCGATCGCCGCGACCATCTCGGCGGCGGCTGCCTGATCGAGCCGACCACGGGGCGTCGCGGTGCCGATGCCCAGCATGCGGGCGGTCATGCCACGCTCCTCCGAGATCCGCTGAGCATTGCGGTTGCCGACGCGCTCACGCTTGGCGCCACGCCGGCGAACGCAATGGCCACGCGGACCAGCGTCGGCGAGCGAACGGCGTTGCTGACGGCCCGGCACCTTGTGTGACGCCGGGCGAGCAAGCCGTGCAGCGTGCGAGGCCAACGTGATGAATCAGGACCGTGCTCGATGCAGGCGATGGCGTCACCGGCGACGGCCGATCCACCCAACAACGCCCACGACATGCCCTCGCCCGTGAAGGGCTCGACGTAGCCCGCGGCATCTCCCACGCGCAAGATCCGGCCTTGTTGTGCCTGGGCGCGGCGGCGCAGGACGGGCGTGCCGAACCAGCGGCCATCGGGAACTTCCGACGCGTCTAGGCCAGCCTCGGCCCAGATCGCGCGGGCCGCCTCCGTTGGCGAGCCGGCCTGTCGCACGAGTTCGGGCGTTGCCGCCATCGCGAAGTCCACGCGCCCATCCGGCAGGGCCACGCGGCCGAGGTAGCCGTCCCGCGCCACGGCCATCGTGAGCTGCTTCGTGGGGCACAACGCGGCATCCGTCGTCAGGCCCAGGCCGATGCGTCCGCCGCGCGGCGGACGATCCGCATGGCTGCGCAGTCCCGACGCATCGATGACGACCCCTGCCAGTAGTTCGTCACCGCCGAGGTGGACGCGGCCGTCGGGCGTCGCACGCGCCGACTGCCTCCAGCGCACCTCGACGCCAGCAGCCTCGGCAGCGTCGACGAGCGCCGTATCGAGATCCTCGCGAGAGATCGATGCAAAGCCCGACATGCCGACACTGACGCGTGCGCCACGGGCCGAGAGCGTGAGTCGTTCGATCGGGCCAGCATGTGCGAGCACGCCGTCGAGCCCGGCATCCTGAAGCGCATCGATGCCGACGGCGCCGAGGCAGCAGCCGCAGACCTTCCAGCGGCCCTTGCACGCCCGATCGATCATCAGCGTTCGCGCGCCGCGGAGGGCCATGGTCCGTGCAGCCATCGCGCCCGCGGGGCCCGCCCCGATCACGACGGCGTCGTAGTGGCGTCTGTCGACCATTGGATGAGCATACGCGCCGGAAAGGCGCGATCGATCCGCCACGAACCGCCCTCCGAGATTCCCCGAGTCATCGAACGGGCCTCCCCCACGCTGAGGGCGGCACGGGCCGATCGGACGGCATCGACGTGCACCACGTACGACCGAGTCGTCAGTCGGGGAATGACGATCGCCAGCGCCGTACCCCACGGGCCGCGCCTGAGGTCGCTGACGAGTACCTGCTCGTTCGCGGCGGCGGCCATCTTCTGCAGCACCGTGCAGACCTGGTCGTCCGTGAGGTGGTGCAGGAAGAGGGCGCAGGTCATGACGTCGGCTTGCAGCGGGTCCTCGTTGAGGACGTCGAGTTGATGCGTCGCGAGCTCCACCCCCGCCGCCCTCGCACGCTCGCTCGCGTTCTCGAGCGCGACCTTGCTGATATCGCAGGCCGTAATCGCAAGGCGAACGCCGTCACGCCTCGCCCGCTGCAGCAGCGCGACGGGCAGATCGGCGCTCCCGGTGGCGATGTCGACGATAGTCAGCGGCCGATCGAGCCTTGATGCGAGCCTCTTCAACCTCGGATAAAACTGTCGGGTCACGCCGCTCAGGGCGTTGAGCCTCGCCAGTCCGCGCAGGGCGTGCGCGTGCTCGGCGGGGTCGAGCGCCGGATCGTCCATGAGTTCGCCGACGAGCACGCGCGGCATCGCCTACGGCGCTCGCTCATCGACGCCGAGGATCCAGCCCTCGAGCATCGCCCGCTCGTGCGGAGGCTGGAGCAGTTCCTTCATGTCCCACATGGCGTCGCGAGAGTTTGCGACCTGCCGCGCGTCGCGGTACCAGTGCTTCGGCGCACGCTTGGGGAACAGGCTGGGGTAGATCTCGGCGATGCTGATCGCGTCGGGGCGATCGGGTGCGGGCTCGAAGGGCCACAGGTGCGTGCGCGGAGCGAGCGCCTGATCGGTCAGCAGCCGGTGGATCGTCGGCAGGCCCATCAGGCTCTGGGAGCCCACGCTACCGATGCCCGCAAGCTTCCAGGGCGATTGCGGCCTGCCACCGCCCACGCCGCGAGCCGCCTCCTCCGCCGCCCGGAACTGCGGCACGCCCGTTGGCTTCTCGCGGCCCATCGGCAGGCCGACGAGGTGGTTCATCTCCTTCGGTCGGCCCCAGAACGGCCCGTGCGGCGCACCGGTTGCTTGCCGGATCGAGTCGTTGAGATCGCGCGCGACTTCGAAGCGGTTGTTCACGCCCGAAGGGTCATCAGTGATGCGCGATGCGAAGGAGGCGCAAAGCTCTCGACCCACGGGCAGCACCGGCTCGCCCGAGTCCGAGAGCGGATAACCGATGGCAAAGTCGAAGCCAACGATCGCCCGGGCGCCCGCGTGCTCGGCCAGCAAGCCATGAATGCGGGCCTCGGCCTCGAGCCTCGTGGGCATGTATTCAGGGTCCGGGCTGGCGTGCTCGGTGCTCCGCCAGGCGAGCCAGCAGCGATCCTCGCCGGGCTCCGGCTTGCGGCCCTTGGCAGCCGACCAATCGCAAGCGATAACCAGATCGAACGCGTGCGTCATCGACAGTGATAGCCCGCTCGCGCAGGCTCAGCAGCCGCAGGAGCCGCCCGGGCCGCAGGAGTCGCGGCCCTTGTTGTCGGCCATGCGCCGCGAGAGTTCGCCCACGGGCCGCGGGCCGCCACACGAAATGGCCTTGCCCTCGGCCTCACGAGGTCGTTGCGATGGCTTCTTCGGCGCGGCGGTCACGACAGCGGCAGCAACAATCGCGCCGAACGCGACCATGGCGCCCATTGGCGTCAGCACGGCAACGATGTTGGGAAGGAACACCACCGTCACGGTGGTCAGCACGAAGATCAGCACGCCAGCGATCAAGAGTCGGCGGCCGGGGATGGGGCGGTCCTCGTCCTCGGGCTCGGCTTCGGCGCCCACCGGCAGACCGGCGTCGTCAGGCGACCACCAATTGTCGGAATCCACGATCTCGAGCGGACGGTCGGGCATGGTCTCACCTTGGGAGCGCGGTAAACCGCGTCCACCCACGAGCTGTTCCCGAGTGTCAGCCGGAGTGCCGTTCTCGGACGCTTGCGATCGTCGACGGCGAGCGGGCATGCAAGATGATAGGGGCACCCGTACCGAAACACGACCTAGCCGCAGCGCAAGAGCAGGGCGTCGATGACCTCGGCACTGAGCGTCGAGCGGGTCGGCGTCATCCCGCGAGCGGCCATGTCGTCCAGCGTGGCCCTCGCCTCGTTCAGCCATCGCCGAGCATCTTCGGCGTTCGCGTCGTCGGCGTCGAGAAAGCTCTCGCCCAGACCACGCTGGGAGATACCCAGGACCGTCCAGAGGCGTACGTCGCTGGGGTTATCTTCGAGCCCGTCCCGCGCGATGGCCATGGCGTCGTGGAAGCCCAGGCGTGCGGCGTCGTGGTTGCCACGCAGGCGATCGCAGTGCGCGACGCGCTCGATGGCGATTGCCGATGCCATGCGGTATAAACGGTTTTCGGGGTTGGCGTCGGCCAGGTTGGTGCGTAGGTCACGGGCATTGGCGAACCCCTGCTTCGCCTCCTCGATGCGGTCGACCCGCAGCTGCGCGTTGGCGAGCTTCTCTTCCGCGACGGACCAGTCGAAGTGGGCCCGGGCGTCGCTCGAATCGGCCTGCGCGATGCCGGCGAGCGCATCGCGGGCACTCGCGTAGAGCCTGACCGCCTCGTCCTTCTCGCCCATGTCGCCACGCACGTCTCCCAACCGATGCTGCACAAGGGCGAGGTCGCGCTGGGCGCGCACGCTCCCGGGGTTCGCCTCGGCTGCTGCGGCCCGGAGCGACTCCGACCGTTCGAGGTAGGGCAGCGCCTCGTCGGCCCGGCCCAGGCGGGCGAGCGTCAGGCCCATCTCGTTGAGGCCGATCGTCAGGCGGCGCACCAGGACCGGATCGCCACCGGCAGCCAGGCGTTCTGACGCCTCGAGCGCCCGGCTGAAGTGCTCGAGCGCCTCGTCGGGCTGGCCTCGATTGAGCATCGCCGTTCCCAGGCGCTGCTCGGCGAGCAAACGGACCTCGTCGGCCGCGTTGGTCTCCAGGCCGTCCAGCGTGTCGAGCGTCCGCTGCGCATAGTCGGCCGATTCGTCGGCGCGGGGCGTGCTCGTCAGCGTCTCGGCGATCGCCAGTTCGGTGCGCGCAAGGGCGATCGTCGAAGCCTCCGACGGAACCGCTTCCGCCAGCCGGCGGCGGAGATCGATGCTCGTCGCATAGCTTGCAAGCGCCGCCTCGGCGTCGCCGAGGTTTGCCCGCCTGGGGTTACCCTGGATGTCACCGATGCGGAAGTAGGCCTCGGCCAGTTCTTCCAGCAACTCGGGATTCTTACCGGCGTCTTGGGCGAGGCGGTCGAGGTACTCCAGGCCCGTGCGCACGAGCCGGCGTCGCGCCTCGATGGCGCCCGGTAGCGGCTCGATGAGGTCGTGCAGGTCGAAGAGCATCGTGTTCGCCAGGGCACGAACGTCGACGAGCCGCTGCTCGGCCAGCGTCCGTTGCCGCTGCGCGTGCACGCCGAACGCCACGCTCACGATACTGGCGACGACGAGCATCGCCGCGATCACCCCGCCGGTGATGACCGGGCCCTTGCGCCGCTTGGCGAACTTGCGGAGCTGGTAGAGCGTGGTCGCGGGACGCGCCGTGATGGGCTCGTCGCGCAGCCACCGGCGCAGGTCGTCGGCCAGCGCCGCGGCGGACGGATACCGGCGCGACGCGTCCTTCTCCAGCGCAGTGGAGATGATGGTCTCCAGGTCGCCCCGCAGCCGCTTGTCGAGCGTTCCCAGCCGCCGCGGCTCGTCGTCCTGGATCGCACCGAGTGCGGCGGCCAGCGGCATGTCTCGTACGGCCAGCGGAAGCTGCCCCGAGAGCAGCTCGTAGCCGACGGCACCCAACGCGTAGATGTCGGTGCGCACGTCGATGGCGGCTGCGTCGCCCGAGGCCTGCTCGGGGCTCATGTACGCCAGCGTGCCCACGACTTGCCCGGGCAGCGTGCGGATCGTCGCGGCGGTGCCGTCGTCGGCGGTCAGGCGGGCGATGCCGAAGTCGAGCACGCGCGGCCGGCCCTGCTGGTCGACGAGGATGTTGCCCGGCTTCAGGTCGCGGTGGATCACCCCACGCTGGTGGGCGTGGTGCACCGCGTCGGCGACCTGGGCGAGCAGCTCGACGCGTTGGGCGAGCGAGAGCTCGGCCGCGTGCGCCGTGAGCGGTCGGCCCTGCACGAGCTCCATCGCGAAGAACGGCGCACCGGTCGCGCGATCGAAGCCGGCCTCGTAGACGGCGGCGATGCCGGGGTGTTGCAGCCGGGCGAGGGCCGCCGACTCGTGCTCGAATCGCCGTCGAAGCGAGGCCGACGCCGCGCCGCCGCGCACGACCTTCAGCGCGACCATGCGCTCGGGATGCGCTTGGCGTGCCTCGTAGACCACGCCCATCGCGCCCTCGCCCAGCACGCGGACGACCTCGAAGTCGCCCAGGGTCGATCCCGGCGGCAGGTGGTCGCCGAAGGCGCCGTCGTCCAGGTCGTGGCTGAGCAGGCTGAGCACCTCGGCCCGCAGCGCTTCGTCACCAGCACAGATCTCTTCGAGCAGCGCGACGCGCTCGGCCGGCTCGGCGTCGCACACGCGCAGGAAGGCGTCCTTGGCGCGCTGGTAGAGGGACTCACTGGTCATCGGTCGCGTCCGGGCCGGCGAGCGTGCGCCGCAGGAAGGCCTTGGCCGAGCGCCAGTCGCCGCGCACCGTGCGCTCGCTGACGCCCAGGACGGCCGCTACTTCGGGCTCGGTCAGGCCGCCGAAGAACCGCAGTGACACGACTCTGGCCGCACGGTCGTCGACCTCTGAGAGCTTCGTCAGCGCGTCGTCGAGGTCGAGCGGATCGATCGGGGCCGACGTCGCGTCGAGCGCGGCACCATCGAGCGTCACGCGGCCCCAGCCGCCGCCGCGCTTCTGACGCCCGCGTCGCCGCGCCTCGTCGGCGATGACGCGCCGGACCATCTCGGCCCCGATCGCGAAGAAGTGCGTGCGGCCCTGCCAGTCGACCCGGTCCTGGTCGGCCATGCGCACGTAGGCCTCGTGCACGATGGCGGTGGGCTGGCACGTCCAGTCGGCCTGGCCCGCGCCGCCG
This Phycisphaerales bacterium DNA region includes the following protein-coding sequences:
- a CDS encoding secretin N-terminal domain-containing protein, with the protein product MKADIRCSLVVRSTVAALVAMAGLAPPTSIAQDADPAETVEQEGQAQEVPAPIERGPDGRRVLDGPPTTLSFRGADLDDLIPFLVEATGKVVIVPELRLNVDITLMSDEPIPQSQALDLVILALQQDNVAVVETKDIIILRDINEVIRQDVPVIGPSESVMDRTDLGTMAEKIYRISNSEASELAEALGEIVPDYAKVTVDEASNHIAVLGNIGLLRRVEGLLAGMDQPGSRALVTRTFRLRYADAELIAENITELFGQDGATTQGQQQGGRNFNRFFGRGGGDDEGSSGASTAELRVTANTQQNGVTVAAEQGVMDQIADLIESEWDLPLPEETVTPRIYTLENSDPIAVRDLLVGLFGEPDAAAGGGGGGGGQGNQGNQGSSGSSQGVGRLAGQFAFEAIPSAGQIAVVAKSPDNLAVIDQIIRDLDQPKSVGLPAIVSLKHVSAEEVAEQLNALLALDGTLATIPRSESGLSTGAGAGDSPFADDAADTAAADTDNDPGTITFWWQTAREQTDSAGPSNLIGKLRIVPVWRQNAIMVLSPPEYRTAVVDLIQQLDQPGRQVLIQAVIAEVSRDDAEALGLRWSSSPINLTRTDNSISFVSSTTASEGGIFGNLFDTSVLNVGVDLNAVLQALDERTDVSILSRPIIFTSDNQEAEFFDGQDIPFITNAQTTDTGGTTQGFEYRAVGIQLRVRPRLTPNKDVDLRVNIELSSVAPGQATASGQVVVDRRETTTQLIVRSGQTLVISGILRNEDSEVVRKVPLLGDIPLLGWLFRSRETGVSSTEQLIFITPVIVENAEEADAINEAYRLRLRMQREQMGIEEPLEGELLDDAEALDDGEPG
- a CDS encoding type III polyketide synthase, producing MTARMLGIGTATPRGRLDQAAAAEMVAAIGKVTPARARAMSHLYAQSGIDERAMAIVEGEGQTYYNGSVPDTAHRMRSFHVLAPPIAHEACTQAIQRSVIDAREVTHLVTASCTGLASPGVDISLIGSLGLDTTVQRVNIGFMGCHAALNALRTARAIALAEPGARVLVCCVELCSLHIQASQQDGCSVADALFADGAAACVVAGGGGGSAPSLRRTASILLPDSLGAMGWRIGEAGFTMTLSPAVPDILSRSVCEWVDGLLATEGLQRADIAAWAIHPGGPRVLASVADALGLDDGATRASGDVLRRHGNMSSATILFIIAKLLEEHEGGPLLALAFGPGLTGEALLMA
- a CDS encoding FAD-dependent monooxygenase, with protein sequence MVDRRHYDAVVIGAGPAGAMAARTMALRGARTLMIDRACKGRWKVCGCCLGAVGIDALQDAGLDGVLAHAGPIERLTLSARGARVSVGMSGFASISREDLDTALVDAAEAAGVEVRWRQSARATPDGRVHLGGDELLAGVVIDASGLRSHADRPPRGGRIGLGLTTDAALCPTKQLTMAVARDGYLGRVALPDGRVDFAMAATPELVRQAGSPTEAARAIWAEAGLDASEVPDGRWFGTPVLRRRAQAQQGRILRVGDAAGYVEPFTGEGMSWALLGGSAVAGDAIACIEHGPDSSRWPRTLHGLLARRHTRCRAVSNAVRSPTLVRVAIAFAGVAPSVSASATAMLSGSRRSVA
- a CDS encoding methyltransferase domain-containing protein, whose translation is MPRVLVGELMDDPALDPAEHAHALRGLARLNALSGVTRQFYPRLKRLASRLDRPLTIVDIATGSADLPVALLQRARRDGVRLAITACDISKVALENASERARAAGVELATHQLDVLNEDPLQADVMTCALFLHHLTDDQVCTVLQKMAAAANEQVLVSDLRRGPWGTALAIVIPRLTTRSYVVHVDAVRSARAALSVGEARSMTRGISEGGSWRIDRAFPARMLIQWSTDATTTPS
- a CDS encoding serine/threonine-protein kinase; this encodes MTSESLYQRAKDAFLRVCDAEPAERVALLEEICAGDEALRAEVLSLLSHDLDDGAFGDHLPPGSTLGDFEVVRVLGEGAMGVVYEARQAHPERMVALKVVRGGAASASLRRRFEHESAALARLQHPGIAAVYEAGFDRATGAPFFAMELVQGRPLTAHAAELSLAQRVELLAQVADAVHHAHQRGVIHRDLKPGNILVDQQGRPRVLDFGIARLTADDGTAATIRTLPGQVVGTLAYMSPEQASGDAAAIDVRTDIYALGAVGYELLSGQLPLAVRDMPLAAALGAIQDDEPRRLGTLDKRLRGDLETIISTALEKDASRRYPSAAALADDLRRWLRDEPITARPATTLYQLRKFAKRRKGPVITGGVIAAMLVVASIVSVAFGVHAQRQRTLAEQRLVDVRALANTMLFDLHDLIEPLPGAIEARRRLVRTGLEYLDRLAQDAGKNPELLEELAEAYFRIGDIQGNPRRANLGDAEAALASYATSIDLRRRLAEAVPSEASTIALARTELAIAETLTSTPRADESADYAQRTLDTLDGLETNAADEVRLLAEQRLGTAMLNRGQPDEALEHFSRALEASERLAAGGDPVLVRRLTIGLNEMGLTLARLGRADEALPYLERSESLRAAAAEANPGSVRAQRDLALVQHRLGDVRGDMGEKDEAVRLYASARDALAGIAQADSSDARAHFDWSVAEEKLANAQLRVDRIEEAKQGFANARDLRTNLADANPENRLYRMASAIAIERVAHCDRLRGNHDAARLGFHDAMAIARDGLEDNPSDVRLWTVLGISQRGLGESFLDADDANAEDARRWLNEARATLDDMAARGMTPTRSTLSAEVIDALLLRCG
- a CDS encoding ECF-type sigma factor, coding for MHRSGVRANGLAPRCPERDNASHHRQRKTEEIVIEPHADQHGQEHGPEHGPAPEHTVLLLAAAGGDAKAADQLAPLVYDNLRRLAAARLGGAGQADWTCQPTAIVHEAYVRMADQDRVDWQGRTHFFAIGAEMVRRVIADEARRRGRQKRGGGWGRVTLDGAALDATSAPIDPLDLDDALTKLSEVDDRAARVVSLRFFGGLTEPEVAAVLGVSERTVRGDWRSAKAFLRRTLAGPDATDDQ